A region of Catenibacterium mitsuokai DNA encodes the following proteins:
- the rpsS gene encoding 30S ribosomal protein S19 — MARSLKKGPFVDEHLMKKVEALNAAGKKEVIKTWSRRSTIFPQFIEHTFAVYNGKEHIPVYVTEDMVGHKLGEFAPTRTFKGHTANDKAA; from the coding sequence TAAAAAAGGGACCTTTCGTCGATGAACATTTGATGAAAAAGGTTGAAGCATTAAATGCTGCTGGTAAAAAAGAAGTTATCAAAACTTGGTCAAGACGTTCTACTATTTTCCCTCAGTTTATTGAGCATACTTTCGCAGTATACAATGGTAAAGAACATATTCCAGTTTATGTAACAGAAGATATGGTTGGTCATAAGTTAGGAGAATTTGCTCCAACAAGAACATTCAAAGGCCACACAGCCAATGATAAGGCTGCTTAA
- the rplV gene encoding 50S ribosomal protein L22, with translation MEARATAKTIRVSPQKARLVVDLVRGKSVKEALGILEFTNKSATPAIIKVVNSAKANAVNNEGADEDKLYIKKIYVDEGPTLKRFRARAKGSGTQILKRTCHITCVVEER, from the coding sequence ATGGAAGCAAGAGCAACAGCAAAAACTATTCGTGTATCACCTCAGAAAGCTAGATTAGTCGTTGACTTAGTCCGTGGTAAGTCAGTTAAGGAAGCACTCGGAATTCTTGAATTCACAAACAAGAGTGCTACTCCTGCTATTATCAAGGTTGTTAACTCTGCTAAGGCTAACGCTGTTAATAATGAAGGTGCAGACGAAGATAAGTTATATATCAAAAAGATTTATGTTGACGAAGGTCCAACATTAAAGAGATTCCGCGCAAGAGCTAAAGGTTCTGGAACTCAAATTTTAAAGAGAACATGCCACATCACTTGTGTGGTTGAAGAAAGATAG
- the rpsC gene encoding 30S ribosomal protein S3: protein MGQKVSPVGFRVGVNREWSSRWYADKKDFANYLLEDVKIREFLMAKLKKAYVAKIDIERSKKRVNIFVHTSRPGVVIGKDGEAIDALRKELMGLISDKKVFINVVEIKNADTNAQLVADRIAEQLENRASFRTVQKRAIQNAMRNGAKGIKTSVSGRLGGADIARSEGYSEGVVPLHTIRADIDYATAEAATTYGKLGVKVWICKGEILPAKKKGDK from the coding sequence ATGGGTCAGAAAGTAAGTCCAGTTGGATTCCGTGTTGGTGTTAACCGTGAATGGAGTTCAAGATGGTATGCTGATAAGAAAGACTTTGCTAATTACTTATTAGAAGACGTTAAGATTCGTGAATTCTTAATGGCTAAGTTAAAGAAAGCATACGTAGCAAAGATCGATATTGAAAGATCAAAGAAACGCGTCAATATCTTTGTTCACACATCAAGACCTGGTGTAGTGATTGGTAAAGACGGAGAAGCCATTGATGCTTTAAGAAAAGAATTAATGGGTCTTATCAGTGATAAGAAAGTATTTATCAACGTAGTAGAAATTAAGAATGCTGATACTAACGCTCAGTTAGTAGCTGATAGAATCGCAGAACAGCTTGAAAACCGTGCTTCATTCAGAACAGTTCAGAAGAGAGCTATTCAGAATGCAATGAGAAACGGTGCTAAAGGTATTAAGACTTCAGTTTCAGGTCGTTTAGGCGGTGCTGATATCGCTAGAAGCGAAGGTTATTCTGAAGGTGTAGTTCCACTACATACAATCAGAGCTGACATTGATTATGCCACTGCAGAAGCTGCTACTACTTATGGTAAGCTAGGAGTTAAAGTCTGGATTTGTAAGGGAGAAATTCTTCCTGCAAAGAAGAAAGGGGATAAATAA
- the rplP gene encoding 50S ribosomal protein L16, with amino-acid sequence MLMPKRTKYRRPHRVKYEGKAKGGKTVAFGDFGLVALDGAWITSRQIEAARIAINRHMNRGGKVWIRIFPHLAKTKKPLEVRMGSGKGAPEQWVAVVKKGRVMFEVGQIDEATAREALRLASHKLPVRCKIIGRGE; translated from the coding sequence ATGTTGATGCCTAAGAGAACAAAATATAGAAGACCTCATAGAGTTAAATATGAAGGTAAGGCTAAGGGCGGTAAGACAGTTGCTTTCGGTGACTTTGGCTTAGTAGCTCTTGATGGTGCTTGGATTACTTCAAGACAGATTGAAGCAGCCCGTATCGCAATCAACCGTCATATGAACCGTGGTGGTAAGGTTTGGATTAGAATCTTCCCACACTTAGCAAAGACTAAAAAGCCTTTGGAAGTACGTATGGGTTCAGGTAAAGGTGCTCCAGAACAGTGGGTAGCTGTAGTTAAGAAAGGCCGCGTTATGTTCGAAGTTGGTCAGATTGATGAAGCAACTGCTCGTGAAGCATTAAGACTTGCTTCTCATAAGTTACCTGTCAGATGCAAGATTATTGGAAGAGGTGAGTAA
- the rpmC gene encoding 50S ribosomal protein L29 has protein sequence MKVQDIRSIETKDLLVKVEEFKKELFSLRFQQATGQLENTARIKEVRKSIAKIKTVIRERELEK, from the coding sequence ATGAAAGTACAAGATATTAGAAGTATTGAAACAAAAGATCTACTTGTAAAAGTAGAAGAATTCAAAAAAGAGTTATTTAGTTTAAGATTTCAGCAGGCAACTGGTCAGCTTGAAAATACTGCTCGTATCAAAGAAGTAAGAAAATCAATCGCAAAGATCAAAACAGTTATTAGAGAAAGAGAACTTGAAAAGTAG
- the rpsQ gene encoding 30S ribosomal protein S17 has product MERNNRKVYTGTVISTKMDKTITVLVETHVKHKLYGKRMNSSKKFHAHDENNEARVGDTVKIMATRPLSATKRFRLVEIVKKAEII; this is encoded by the coding sequence ATGGAAAGAAATAACAGAAAAGTCTATACTGGCACAGTCATCTCTACTAAGATGGACAAAACTATAACTGTACTTGTTGAAACACATGTAAAACATAAATTATACGGTAAACGTATGAATTCATCTAAGAAATTCCATGCACATGATGAAAATAATGAAGCACGTGTTGGAGATACAGTAAAGATTATGGCAACAAGACCATTATCTGCAACAAAGCGTTTCCGTTTAGTAGAAATCGTAAAGAAAGCAGAAATTATCTAA
- the rplN gene encoding 50S ribosomal protein L14, whose protein sequence is MIQNESRLKVADNTGAKEVLVIRNLGGSNRKTSSIGDIVVATVKQAAPGGTVKKGEVVKAVIVRTRYGVQRENGSVIRFDDNACVIIKDDNTPKGTRIFGPVARELRDADFMKIVSLAPEVL, encoded by the coding sequence ATGATCCAGAACGAAAGTAGATTAAAAGTTGCTGACAATACAGGCGCTAAAGAAGTTTTAGTTATCAGAAACCTTGGTGGTTCAAATAGAAAGACAAGTAGCATCGGTGATATCGTTGTTGCTACTGTAAAGCAAGCGGCTCCAGGCGGAACTGTAAAGAAGGGTGAAGTCGTTAAAGCTGTTATCGTTAGAACAAGATACGGTGTTCAGCGTGAAAACGGTTCAGTAATCCGTTTCGATGATAACGCATGCGTAATCATTAAAGATGACAATACACCTAAGGGTACACGTATCTTTGGCCCAGTCGCTAGAGAGTTAAGAGATGCTGATTTCATGAAAATCGTGTCATTAGCTCCTGAAGTATTATAG
- the rplX gene encoding 50S ribosomal protein L24, whose protein sequence is MKLRVGDTVQVIAGSEKGKTGEILAIKGNRVVVEGVKKVTKHVKPSQADPEGGIITVEAPIDASNVAYYDTKAKEIVKLGYKFEDGKKVRVNKKTGAVIENKKK, encoded by the coding sequence ATGAAATTACGTGTAGGTGATACAGTACAGGTCATTGCAGGCAGCGAAAAAGGCAAGACTGGCGAAATTCTTGCAATTAAAGGTAATAGAGTTGTCGTTGAAGGTGTCAAGAAGGTAACAAAGCATGTTAAACCTTCTCAGGCAGATCCTGAAGGCGGAATCATTACTGTAGAAGCTCCAATCGATGCTTCTAATGTTGCTTACTATGATACAAAAGCTAAGGAAATCGTAAAACTTGGCTATAAATTTGAAGATGGTAAAAAAGTACGTGTTAATAAGAAAACAGGTGCTGTAATCGAAAATAAGAAGAAATAA